In Candidatus Cloacimonadota bacterium, a single genomic region encodes these proteins:
- the rpsU gene encoding 30S ribosomal protein S21 — translation MPTVVSKENESFDYLLKRFKKKCEKAAILSEIKKRQAYEKPSVRRKREDNASKRKMLKIQRRMQRYMR, via the coding sequence TTGCCGACAGTAGTTTCCAAAGAGAATGAGTCCTTCGATTACCTGTTGAAAAGGTTCAAGAAGAAATGCGAGAAAGCCGCGATCCTCTCCGAGATCAAGAAGAGACAGGCCTACGAGAAGCCCAGTGTGCGCAGAAAACGCGAAGACAACGCTTCCAAACGCAAAATGCTCAAGATCCAGCGCAGAATGCAGCGCTACATGAGGTAG